In Novosphingobium kaempferiae, the DNA window GAGGGCCCTGCCGATGCGGCGGCCCTTCTTCAAGCGGGCGTGCGTGGCGAGCCCAGTCGCCCGCGTCGTACTGAAGCAGAACCTGATGATCGTTGTCGCTGCGCGCGTTGTCGCCGTAGATGCCGTAGGCTACCGTCAGGTAGTGCCGCCCATCGGCGCGCCCGAACGCCGGACCGAACGCCACTCCGTCGATGCCAGAACAACCGTAGCGATGGCCGGGCGCGGCATAGTCGCGGGTCACTTCGGGAAGGTAGACGGTCCGCAGGATATCGCTGCCCTGTGCCGGAATGCCGATCCGGTCGATGCGGCCGCCGTCGATGACCGCGATGTAGAACGCGTCCTGCTTGCCATACTCCAGCGAGCCGTAGACCTTGCCATCCGCCTCGTTGAAGTCGAGATCACCCAGGTGGCCCGTCCAGCCGACGAGCGTTCCCACCAACCTCCCCCGGAAATCGTATTTCGCCAGCATGTTGGTGAACGAATAGTAGATGTATCCGCTTTTGCGATCCACGGCGATGCCCTGAACGTGGCCCGACTTAAACGGGCCGGCCAGTTGGCGCTTGGGAAAGACCGGATCGGGTGTAGCCGCAGCAGGGGCGGCAACGGCAAGCAGGGTAGAGATCAGCAGACGTCTCATGCGGATGGGCTCCCGGTGCCGTGGTCAGGCGGAGAAGACGCGGCGACCGCGCTCGACCGACATGCGATGCGTGCCGGACAGGGCGAGGTCTGGCTGTTGCACGGTGCGCATGAACAGCCATTCGCCGGTGACGCGTTCCGGGGTGACGTCGATCATCATGTAACCGCGCCGGCTGGTGTCGGCGAACTTCATCTCCGGGTTGGCCGCGATGAAGCCGGCCGCCGCGATCGCGGGATCGACGCCAAGGTCACCTTCCATGCCGCCCGAAGTCACCGCCTGCCCGGCGAACTCAACGCCTGCCGCCTTGCCGTCCTCAACCAGCGCATAGGCCCATGCGTTGTGGCTGTCGCCGGCGAGCATGACGAGATCGGCGTCAGCCTGCTGCGCCGCATTGAGCAGCCGCGCGCGGGCGGCGGGGTAGCCGTCCCAGCGATCCATCCAGAGCGGCAGGCCGAGCGCTGCGGCGCGCACGCCGTTGCGGTAGCGATCGACGGTGCCCTTCTTCGCGTCCGGCTTGAGCCAGTCGGTGATCTGGCGGGGCATCACGGTGCGGCCGATGATCGTGCCCATGCCCACGAGTTGCCACGCGGTCGTCCGGGCGTTCGCCCTGAAGGCATGCGAAAGCCAGCTTTCCTGCGTCGTGCCCAGCATCGTCAGCGAGGGATCCTGCCAAGGACCGTCGCGGAAGGCCTTCAGCGCGTCGGGGTCGCCGGACTTGAACGCGGCGTTGATGTCGATCGGCCTGGTGCGGGCGAGCAGGCGGGATTCGGTGCGATAGAGCGTCGCCAGTGTGCCGATCGTGTAAGCCTTCCACGGCTCGTCCGACACCGGCATCCATTCGCGATAGACCTGCATCGCGGCGGCCCGGCGGATGTCCCAGGCGCCTTCCCTGTCGCTCTGGTGGTTGGCTGCGCCGCCTTCCCAGCTGTCGTTAGAGGATTCGTGGTCATCCCACAGCGCCACCATGGGCGCCTGCCGGTGCAAGCTCTGGAGGTCTGGATCGGCGCGGTAACAGGCGTAGCGCAGGCGATAGTCCGCGACCGCGAGGATTTCGTGGTCCGGCTCCAGCGTGCGCCCGTCGATGCCGGTGACCAGATTCACCGTCGCATTGCCGTTCTCATAGATATAGTCGCCCACGTGCAGCCACAGGTCGAGGTCGTCGCGCGCGGAGGCATGGGCATAGGCGTTGAAGCGGCCGTAAGGGAAGTTGGAGCAGGAAAACACGCCGAGGCCGAAGCGCCTGACGTCGCCCACCGGCAGGGTCTTGGTCCGGCCGACCGGCGACTTGCTGCCGTCCGGCGCGACGAAGCGATACCAGTATACGGTGCCGGGGCTGAGGCCGTCGACGGTGACCTTCGCGGTCCAGTCGCGATAGCCGCCGGTCCGTACCGAACCCGCAGGGACGGGCCTGGTGAACGCGGCATCCAGCGCGATCTCGGCATCAAGGCGCACGCTGTCCGCGTCGGTGGACGGCACGTAGCGCGTCCACAGCAGCATGGAATCCGAACCCGGCTCGCCGCTGGCGACGCCATGCGTGAAGCCCTGCGCCGCCAGCATCCCGGCCGCGAGCGCCCGGCCCGCGGGCAACATGAGCGCGCCGAGCCCGAGCCCGGCGCCAAGCACGAGCGAGCGGCGATCCGTCGTCAGAACCATGAAAATCGTCTCCGGTAAGGAATAAGGGCTCCCCCGCGCGAAAGCCGCGCGGGGGAGCAGGGGCAGATCAGAAGGTTGCCTTGATGCCGGCGTTCCACATCGATCCGTAGACTGTGTACTGGCGCACGCGGCTGCGCACGTTCGAGTAGACGATGTCGGGCGAGTTGAAGATGTTGCGACCGGCGATCAGCACCTCGAGGTTCCTGTTGACCTTGTAGCTGAGGCTCAGGTTCCAGAGCGCGCGGTCGGTATGGTAGAGGATGCCGTTGTTGGCCGTCGTCTCCGTGTTGCTGAGCGCGCTCATGCGATACTTCGACTGCCAGTTGCCCGTCAGTTGCAGGTCGAAGCCCGAGTGGCTGTAGCGCACGCCCCAGTTCGCCGACTGCTTGGGCATGTTCACGCGCGGGCCGTCGGTATCGATCAGCGTGACCGAACCGCGCAGGCCCAGCCCCTTCAGAGCGCCCGGCAGGAACGTCAGCTGCTGGTCGTACTCGAAGATCACGCCCGAGTTGGTGCTGGTGCCCGGAACGTTCTGCGCGCTGCGGAAGATATAGCCCGCGTATTCGTTCGGGTCGAAGCCGACCGCTGCCGGATCGACCTCGATGCCGGTGACCTGCATGTCCTTCAGGTCGAGCCGGTAGTAGGACACGCCGATGATGCCCGAGGGCTCAAGATAGTACTGCAGGCTCGCGAAGTACTTGGTCGAATGCTCGGGCTTGAGCAGCGGGTTGGGGACGTTGACGGTCTGGCTGTCGTCGTTGATCGACACCACGCCGCCCAGGTTGCCGTAGTCGGGGCGCAGGATCGACTGGCTGAAGGAGACCTGGCCGACGAGCTTGTCGGTGAAGTCGTACTTGAGACCGCCCGAGAGGAACCAGTCGTCGTATTTGCCGCGACGGGTGCCGTAAGTGCCGCCGTTGTACTGGTAGAGCAGCCCCTCGACCGTATTGGTCTTGTAGCCCGCCGCCTCCACTTCGCTGTCCGGGCGGATGTTGGCGACCTGCGCGCCGGTCCGGGTATTCTCGTAGCGAAGGCCGAGGTCGAACTTCAGTCGGCCAGCCTGCCCCTGGATCTCGGCGTAGGCGGAGTAGATGTCTTCCTTGACGCGCTTGTTGTTGTCCAGCTCACGCTTGAGGTTGCCGACCGTGTCGGGGACGAAGTATTCCGGATGCGCCTTGTAGATGTCGTACATCGCGTAGTTGCTGT includes these proteins:
- a CDS encoding alkaline phosphatase D family protein, whose product is MVLTTDRRSLVLGAGLGLGALMLPAGRALAAGMLAAQGFTHGVASGEPGSDSMLLWTRYVPSTDADSVRLDAEIALDAAFTRPVPAGSVRTGGYRDWTAKVTVDGLSPGTVYWYRFVAPDGSKSPVGRTKTLPVGDVRRFGLGVFSCSNFPYGRFNAYAHASARDDLDLWLHVGDYIYENGNATVNLVTGIDGRTLEPDHEILAVADYRLRYACYRADPDLQSLHRQAPMVALWDDHESSNDSWEGGAANHQSDREGAWDIRRAAAMQVYREWMPVSDEPWKAYTIGTLATLYRTESRLLARTRPIDINAAFKSGDPDALKAFRDGPWQDPSLTMLGTTQESWLSHAFRANARTTAWQLVGMGTIIGRTVMPRQITDWLKPDAKKGTVDRYRNGVRAAALGLPLWMDRWDGYPAARARLLNAAQQADADLVMLAGDSHNAWAYALVEDGKAAGVEFAGQAVTSGGMEGDLGVDPAIAAAGFIAANPEMKFADTSRRGYMMIDVTPERVTGEWLFMRTVQQPDLALSGTHRMSVERGRRVFSA